GCCACTTTCGCTCGATAGCGCCGGGGTCGTAGCCCCCCGGCTCGGTGGCCGAGGTTGGTTCCAGTGGTTCTGTCATGATGTGCGGAGTTATAACGGAATCTAAGGCGTCGATGAATCCCCGTCCCCGTCCCCGTACCCGTAACAGCAAGAGCGTGTTCGCGATCTCGGATTCGCGCGGAGCGACGCGCTCCGCGCGATCGCTCCGTTGGCGCTTCCTGAGCCTGGCCGGCACCGGGTCGGTCCTCGTGCTCGGTATCGTCGCCTACGCCGGTCTGCTCGTGCTCCAGAAGTCGATCGCCGGTGACGAGGACGCACGCATCGTGAACTCGGCGTCGCTCTCGGAGCAGCTCGTCCAGCGGCTTCTCTCGGAGCGGGTGCGCCAGGTCCAGCTCATCGCGTCCGAGCCGGGCGTCATCGCGGCCGCCAAGAAGGGCACCGAGTTGTCGCGGTCGAAGGGACTCGAGAAGCATTCGATCGACGAGCTCGAACAGATGTTCAAGGGCCCGCGGTCGCAGCAGGTGGACGACAACGCGCTGCATTACCTGAACGGCCTGCTTCCCAAGCTCGACATCGCCGAAGTCATGCTCACCGATGAATTCGGCTACAACGCGGTGACGACCTCCCTGTCCTCGGACTTCGTCCAGAGCGACGAGGGCTGGTGGCAAGCGGCGTGGGGGAACGGCATGACCACGGCGCAGGCGACCGTCGACCCCGTGATGGGCCGGACGGTCGTCGAGCTCGCGGGTGTCGTCCGCGACGGCAACGCGCGGGTGGGCGTCGTGAAGGTCAAGTTCGGCCTCTCGATGCTCGACTCGGTCCTCGCCCAGGGGAGCAACGTCGGCAGCACGATGCGTGTCGATCTCGTCGACTCCGCGGGCAAGGTCATCGCCAGCTCGGGACGGGCGGCGCGCTTCAAGCCACTCGCCGGTTTCTCGACCGTTACCACGCAGGACCCGGGCAGCGTCTTCAACTTCGCCGCGGATTCGGTCCGCCGGCGCGGTTCGGTGTTCGCTACCAACGCAGGGCGGTGGCGAGTGGTCGCGCACATGAGTCACGCCGACGCCACGCGCGCATACTCCGAAGCGCGGTGGGGACTCCTCATCGGCCTCGCCGTGATGTTGGGCCTGATCGTCACGTCGCTGTCGCTCGTCGGGAAGTTCATCGAACGGCGCATCACCGGGCCGGCGCGCGAGCTCGCGGTGGCGGCCGAGGCGGTCGCCGCGGGCGACCTGTCGAAGCAGATCACCGACATGGGCGACGATGACGAGATCGGACGTCTCGCCAAGGCCATCGGCGCCATGATGCTCGAGCTGCGTCGTCTCGCGACGGCGCTCAACGAATCAGCCGCCGAAACGGGCAACATGACGGTCGAGATCACGTCGAGCTCCGAGGAGATGGCGGCGTCGGCCGGCCAGATCGCGCACACGGCGTCAGACCTCTCGCAGCAGTCGGCGCTCATGGCCGAAACGATCCAAGCTCTGGCGGCGTCGTCGGAGCATCTCGTCGGTGTGGCGTCGACGCTCGACGCCGGCGCGCACGAGGGCGTCGAGCGCAACGCGCGGCTCCGCGCGCTGGCGCTCGAGAATCGCGCGCGCCTCGACGATAGCTCGCGTTCACTCGCCACCCTGAGCGGCGACGTCGAAGCCAGCGCGGCGGCGATCGAGCAACTCGCGTCGGCGTCGGAAGAGGTCCGCACGTTCGTGACGCTCGTGCAGAAACTCGCGCGGCAATCCAAGCTTCTGGCGCTCAACGCGGCGATGGAAGCCGCCCGCGCCGGCGAACACGGTCACGGCTTCGCGGTCGTCGCCGAAGAAGTCCGCCGCCTCGCGGCGATGTCGTCGGATGCCGCCGAACGGACCGAACGCGTCGTGGGTGAAGTGCTCCGCGGCGTCGCGCAGTCGCGATCGTCGAGCGGCCGCACGGTCGAGATGGTCCGCACCGTGCGCGACGCAACCGAGCAGGGTTCGCGCTCGTTCGGCCAGATCGAGCAGGCGGTCGCCGAAGCCGACACGTGGACGGGATCGATCGAGAACGCGGTCAGCGCTGCCGGGAGCCTGGTTCGCGACATGCGCGGTAAGCTCGACACGCTCGCCGCCGGCACGGACTCGTTCGCAGCCGCCATGGAGGAAGTCGCCGCGTCGAGCGAGGAACAGAGCGCGAGCACGCAAGAAATCGCCGCCGCGGCTGGCACGCTCTCCGGCGCCGCCGAGCGCCTCACGCTGCTCGTGTCGAACCTCCGCCTCGAGCAGGCGCCGCAAGACAACGACGGGTCGAACGGTCCGCCGGCGGGTGGAATGTCGCAGATGCCGGTCATGCGCCCCACGCCCCGCGGCGTCAGCGCCATTCGCGTCAACAAGCCCCTCGAAGCATAGTCCGCGGGATCGCGCGACGGCTTCTCCGCGCAATCCGCTTCTTCCGCGAGATCTGCCGCCGTATCGTTTCGTAGATGCCGGCTCATCGTACCAGCCCGAGTCCGGCCGCGATTACGGTGCGGAACGCAAAGATCAACGAGGCGCGACGAGAGGGCGGATCCAGCCGCGATAGCGGACGGGAGTCCAGCTGCTGTCGGGCGGCGGCAGAGTGGAATCGGGGCCGACCGATGCGATCGCGACTTGCGCGCCTGCGGCGGCGAAGGCGAACAGCAGAGAATCTTGGCCGGCACGCGACAGGCGCCAGAACTTCGGGGCCACCGGCCGCGGGACGCTGGCGACGATCTTGAGGCGGCCGGTCCGCGCCCAGTACGAGTCGGCGTGCGGGCCGATCACGGCGATGCGCGTTCCGGGACCGATGCCACGCGTGGCGAGGTCGGCGGCGATGTTCGCCGAGAGATTCCCCCAACGCGGAGACGCGGCCCGATCGAGAGCGGCGCGGTCGTCGCCGAGGCGGCCGGCGAAACGCAGTAGGAGCAGCGTCGAGATCACCAGCGCAAGCGCTGCGCTGGCTCCGCGGGCGAACCGCACGGTGTGGCAGGTCCGGACCGCCGCGCGAGACATTGCCCAGAGCACGGCGGTGAGGGCGGCGCCGCCGAGCATGAGAACGCCGGGGAAGGCGGCGGGAAGAATCACGTGCGTAAGGCCGGCGGCGAGGAGCACCCCGAGCGCCCATACGAGTTTGCGTCCGCCGGTCCATCGATCCAGGGGTCCGAGCGCGCCGCCGGCGACCATCGCTCCGACGATGGACACGACGAGGGCGAGAGCGACCGCGCTGCGGTCGTCGATCGACTCGAGCGCGATCGGAATCGCGAGTCCGATGAACAGCGCGAGCGGATGCACGCGTCGCGGCACGGGGAGCGTGGCCAGAAGCACGAGCGTTCCCACGAGAACGAACGGCATGAAGTAGCGCGCCGTCACGAGCACCATCGCATAGCCGAACATTCCCGCCGCCGCCGGGACGAGCACGATCCATCCAAGGCGCCATGCATCGCGCCGCGACCGGGCAGGAGCGACGGCGATTAACAGAATTAAAAAGAGAAAAGGCGCGAGATTCTCGACGTAGAACCGACCGGACGTCAGCAGCGACGCCACTTGATCATGCACGTCGAATTGCGCCTTGAGGCCACCGCTCCACCGTTCGGGATCGAACCACATCGGGTCGGTCCCCGGCGCGTCGCCGGTGACTCCCGTTTGCGGGAGGATCGCCTCGGTTCTTGCCGTGCGCGCACCCATCGGCACGCCGCCCAGCGATGGCGTGTCGCGGTTGTTCACGAACCATGCGTACGTGAGCCGCCCGGTGTCTCCGAAGGTGACCCGCCCCGCGGCGCGCGAAAGCAGCGCCATCCATGGGCCGACGAACACGAGCCAGACGACGCCTGCGCTCACGAGCGCCTTGAATCCTTTTCCACGGAGCGCGACCGCGAGGACGACGAAGCACACGATCGCCCACGGAATCAGGAACGACTTCGCGAGTCCGCCGAGTCCGAGGCCGCCGCCCAAGACCAAGGCTGCGACGGCGTCATTCGGCGAGGTTCGCAACCGAAGCAGCGCGCCGAACGCGGTAAAAATGCTGGCGGCGGCGAGCAGGTCGGGTGTCGTGAGCTCGATCGGCGTCAACGTGAACGCGACGCAGATGAACAAACCGTAGGCGACCGGGCACCCCCATCGACCGCCCAACAAAGAATGGCGCGTCCCGGCGGCGAGGCGCAGAATCGGCGACAGGAAGTACTCGTAGGCGGCGAACGTCGCGAGAAACGCCGCGGCGTTCACGGCGTGCATCAGCGCCACCTCGCCGGCGGGCGACGCGCGCGTGACGAGCCGAGCCAACCCGACGAGGAGCGGGTAGAGCGGACTCCAATAGAGATTCACGAGGCCGGACCAATGTCCGGCGACCACGGCGTCGCTCAGGTCGAGGTAGGCGACGCCGTCCGGTCCGACGACGTATCGTTGCGCGTACGCTTGGAAGAGGGCGATGGAGACGACGACCAGCCACGCGAGACCGCGAATCCCGCGGATCTCGCGCATTTCGCCCCCCGCCGCCGAAGGCGTTACGGCTTGATCATCACGCCGCTGAGCGCCGGTGTAGGCTGCTCCGACTTCTTGTACATGTAGGCGCACTCTTCGAGACGAGCGCCGTTCGCGTCGGCAACGGCGAACTTGGAGCCCTCGTAGCAGCAGGCGCCCGCGTACTCGCCCTTCTTGTTTACCGCGTAGTACTGAAGTTGGAAGAAGGGCTTGCCGTTGTCGGCGAGGAGCCGCTTCTCGGTCATCGCGATCACGCGCTCCATGACCTTCATGAGCGCCTGCTGGGGCGACATCCCCTGCCGCATGAATTCCACGGCCAGGAACGCGCCGCACACCTTGATGTTCGCTTCACCGCGGCCCGTCGAGCCGGCGGCGCCGACTTCGTTGTCGCAGTACTGCCCCGCCCCGATGATCGGCGAATCGCCGACGCGCCCCGGGATCTTCCACGACAGCCCGCTGGTCGTCGTGCACGACGCAATGTCTCCGCCCGCCGTGACGGCGTTCATGTTGATCGTGCCATACGTGTGCGGAATGCCGTATCGGTCGTACTCGATGTGCGCATTGCTCGCGTGCTCGTCATCCTGCCGCGCCGGCCGGATGGGCGGCTTCGTGCCTTGATCGAGCCACGCATCGTTCGGGTTGAGGCGCGACTTCCAGCGGAGCCAGTCCTGTCTGCTCTGCTCGGTGAGGAGGTTGCGCTCCTTGAACCCCAACTCGAGCGCGAACTTCTTGGCGCCGGCGCCGACGAGGAAGATGTGGTCCGTGTTGTCCAGGACCGCCTTCGCGACCGCGGCCGCCTCGGCGACGTCCTCGAGACAACCGACGGCACCGGCGCGCTTCGTCGGCCCGTGCATGCAACTGGCGTCGAGCTGCACGACGCCTTCTTCGTTCGGAAGACCGCCGAGTCCGACGGATTGGTCGTTCGGATTGAGCTCGACGATCTGCACGCCGGCCACGATCGAGTCGAGGGGGTCGGCGCCGCCCGTCATCATGTCGTACGCGACCTTGATTCCCTGCTTGCCGCTCGGGTCTTTGTCGAACCCGTTTGCGGCGGAGATGATGACGGGTCGACCCGCGAAGGGTTCCGTGGGCAGGGCCGCTCGGTCGCGCACGACGATGCGCGGCATCGCCTCGGCGAGGTTGGGAAGCGCAAGGCCGGCGGCAGCCGCGGCACCGGCACCGAGAAAGTCACGACGCGAGACGGTCATCATCGGTCTCCGACGAGGAGTCAGTGGCAAGCGCTTCAATGATACGCTCGCGCAGGCACGCGGGCCAACCGCGCGACGCTCTGGTTGCGCCGGACCGAGGCGGAGTCGTGCGCGTGAGACTCGCTTGGTCGCGCTCAACTGAGCTCGCGCGGACGAAAACGATGACACGCTTCGACCGGATGGCGAGCCAGCGTTTCCTCGTGAAGCATGCAGACCCGATCCCGGCCCTGAAGCAGCACGCGGCGCGCGCGCTCGTTCCCATCCGCGCTCGTTCCCATCATCGAACGATGGAGCACCCGCGAGGCCGCGGCTCTCATCGGCGTGGAACGCGAGCGGATCCGCGAGCTGCGTCGCGGCCCGCTCGATCGATTCTCGCTCGAGCGGCTGATCCGACTCCTCGTTCGCGCCGGCGCCAGCGTGGAGTTACGTGCCACGCCGCCGCGCGAGCGCGGGCGGTGATGGGGTGCGGTCGTCAATGCGACGGCGCTTGGAGCGCGGAGGCGTCAGCCAGAACGTCGTTGCGTCTTTTGCGACGCGGCGGTCACAGCGGTGAGTTATCTTGACCGACAATGTCAGCCACCGTCCGCGACCGACTGCGCCAGACCCAGTTCCTCGAGGGGCTCACCGACTCGGCGATCCATCAGCTCGCCAAGGTCGTCGCGCCCGTCACATATGAAGCCGACGCGGTGCTCTTTCATGAAGGGTCGGCGCGCGACTTCATGTCGATCCTCGTCTCGGGCGCCGTGGCGATCGAGAAGGGGATGAATGGAAAGCCGGTGCGGCTCGTGACGCTCGGAGCCGGCCAGGCGCTCGGCGAAGGGCTGTTGCTCGACGATCTGCCGCACGGGACGAGCGCGCGGACGTTGCAGCGGACGGAGGCGTATCAACTCACCATCGCGCAGGTACAGGAGATGGTGAAGGAGCAGCCCGCGCTGTATGCCGCGCTCGTGGGGCGCGCGGCGAGATCGATCTCGCAGCGGCTCGCGGCGACCGATGCGACGCTCGTCGGGCACAAGCGCACGCTGGGTTTCACCGGATCGCGGACGCGCAAGGAGCACGACCTGCTCGGCGAGCGCGAGGTGCCCGAGGACGCGCTCTACGGCGTTCAGACCCTGCGCGCGCTCGAGAACTTTCCGATCACCGGGATCGCCCTGCGAGAATTCCCGGCGCTGATCCAGGCGCTGGCGGCGGTCAAAGAGGCGGCGGCGGGGGCGAACGCGGAGCTCGGGCTGCTCGACGCGTCGATCGCCGATCCGATCAAGCGTGCCGCGCAGGAGATTCGCGCGGGGCGGCATCACGAGCATTTCGTCGTCGACATGATCCAAGGCGGCGCGGGGACGTCGACGAACATGAACGCGAACGAAGTCATCGCCAATCGCGCGCTCGAGCTGATGGGCAAGGAGCGCGGCAACTACGCGAGCGTACACCCGAACACCCACGTCAACCTCAGCCAGTCGACGAACGACGTCTACCCGACCGCCGTCAAGCTGGCGCTGCACGACGCGATCGAAGAACTGCGCGAGTCGATGCGGAAATTGGTCGACGCGTTCCTCGCCAAAGGCAGCGAATTCTCGGCTTTCGTGAAAATGGGACGCACGCAGCTGCAGGACGCCGTCCCCATGACGCTCGGTCAGGAATTCGCCGCGTTCGGTCACACGATGCAGGAGGACGTGGACCGGCTGGGTGAAGCGCAGGCGCTGATCCGCGAGATCAACATGGGCGCGACGGCGATCGGTACGGGAATCACGACGCCGCCGCGCTACGCGGAAACGATTCGCCGAGAGTTGTCGCGGATCACAGGACTGGCGCTGATCACGGCGCCCGATCTCGTGGAAGCGACGTCGGACACGGGCGCGTTCGTACAAATGTCGGGGGTGCTCAAGCGCTGCGCCGTGAAGCTTTCGAAAATCTGCAATGATCTTCGCCTCTTGAGCTCGGGCCCGCGTGCGGGACTCGGCGAGATCAACTTGCCGCCGATGCAGCCGGGATCGTCGATCATGCCGGGAAAAGTGAACCCGGTGATCCCCGAGGTCGTGAACCAAGTGTGCTTCGACGTGATCGGCGGCGACGTCACCGTGACGCTCGCGGCTGAGGCCGGACAACTGCAACTCAACGTATTCGAGCCGGTGATCGCGTATCGCCTGCTGCGCAGCATCGAGACGATGAAGAACGCGTGCACGGTTCTGCGCGAGCGTTGCGTCACGGGGATCACGGCGAATCCGGCGCGCATGCGCCAGTTCGTCGAGCATTCCATAGGAATCGTGACGGCGCTCCTGCCGGCGATCGGCTACGAGCAGGCGTCGGCCGTCGCCAAAGAGGCTTTGGAGTCCGGCCGAGGGGTGTACGACGTCGTCATGTCGCGCGGCCTGCTCACCCGCGAGCAACTCGACCGGGTGCTCGACCCCGAGTCGATGACCGGCGGCCGTCTCTAGCCGAGCGAGAGTATCGGATGGCCGGCCTTCGCCTCGACTCCGCTGGGCTCATCAAGATGAAAACGCTCGACGAAGCGCTGCTGCACGTGCAGCGGATCCACGGCATCGTCGAGCAGTACGCGATCGCGGTGAAGCGCAATCAGCCGGCATCGGTCTTTTCGATGAACATTCGGCGTCAGCTGCCGACGCTCGCCGCGAACTTGAAGGCCCAGTTCGGCATGGTGTCGGAGCAAGTGACGTCGCTGAATTTGGCGGCGAGCCGCGGATCCAGCGAGAACCAGCGCGTGCGCGCGCTGCGCGAAGGCGTGGCGCAGATCAAACAAGCGCTCGAGATCGCCATGACGCAGACGAAGGAACGGCATCAGGTGAAGGACGGCGACAAGCCTGACGACGCGGGGCCGGAGAGGGCGCACTAGAGCGCGCGCGCGACGCGTAACCTGCTGTGCAATCAGCGTCTAGTCGGGCATTTACTCGCTTGATTTGACCCCTGCGAGCCGGTAGGTTCCCGCTTGCTCCACCCAAACAATTTCGATCGAGCGCGTTGCCGCTGGTCGGGCGGCGAGCTCAGAACGCCGGTACAAGGACACGACATGCCTTTTCTTGCCCGCCTGCGCCGGCCGGGCATCCGCAAAGCGGGTGCGGCCGCGCTGACGGTCGGCCTCGTGGCGTTGTTCGCCGCGTGTGGCCAGAACCATCCCGATTCGATCTTTCATCAGCGGACGGACGTCAATCGGGACGTCGATTTCCTTTTCAGAATTCTGATCTGGGCCGGGAGCATCGTCTTCGTCCTCGTCGAAGCGATTCTCGTCTACACCCTCGTCAAGTATCGCAAGCGTCCGGGTCAGGCCGAGCCGGAACACGTGCACGGCAACACGGCGCTGGAAATCACCTGGACCGTCGTCCCGCTCCTGATCCTGGTGATCATCGGCATTCCGACGATAACGACGATCTTCAAGACGCAGGCGCCGGCTCGGTCCGACGCGCTCCAGGTCGAGGTCATCGGCCACCAGTGGTGGTGGGAGTTCCGGTATCCGCAGTACAACGTCGTCACGGCGAACGAGGTGTATCTGCCGCTCGGGCGGACGGTCAATTTCAGCCTGCGATCCGCGGACGTCATCCACTCGTTCTGGGTGCCGGCGCTCTCCGGAAAGCGCGACGTGATGCCGGTCGTGGCGCACGCGGTCACCGATCACACGAACTACCTGTGGTACACGCCCGATTCGACGGCCGCCGCCGCGTTCAACGGCGCGTGCGTCGAGTATTGCGGCGCGAGCCACGCGAACATGCGGTTCAAGGCGTTCGTGGTGAACCCTGCCGATTTCGACAGCTGGGCGAAGCATCAAGCGGAGCCGGCAGCCGGCTCGCAGCCTCCCGCTCCGACGATTCCGGCCACGCCGGCGCCGGGCGCGACTCCGCCAGCGACCAAGGCAGCCGCCGGCGCGCCCTCCGCGAATGCGGCAACGGCCAATGCCGCCGCCCCGCAGCCCACGGCGCCGACGCAAGTGCTCCAGGCGGGGTTCATCTCGTTCCCGCGCGAGCAGATTCCGCCGGAGGGGGTGCCGCAGACGCCGATCCCCGCCGGTCTCACGTTCGACGACAATCTGCTCGGCAAAGGTGACGCGGCGAACGGCGCGAAGCTGATGGTCGGCGCCGGCACGTGCCTCGGTTGCCACATGATCAATGGCGTGCCGTCGATGGTCGGCGTGATCGGTCCGAACCTCACTCACATCGCGACTCGGACGACGATCGCCGCGGGACTCTATCCGAACGACCCGCAGCACCTCGCGCGGTGGATCAAGAACGCCGAAGCGATGAAGCCGGGCTCGATCATGCCGGTGCTCGGGGCGGGCCAGTATGACCCGCGGATGAAGACGATGTCGCTGGTCAAGCTGAGCGACCAGCAGATCGCCGACATCGTCGCGTATCTCCAAACTCTGAAATAACGAACGCGGAACTCGGAGGCATAGAGGAAATGGCAACCGCCGCCGTCAGCCCAGCCTACGCTCACGCCGGAGAGGCGTCGAAGAGCGGTCTCTGGAGCTGGCTCACCACCGTCGATCACAAGCGGATCGGCGCGCTTTACATGTACACCGCGCTCGCCTGGTTCGGCGTCGGCGGCCTCGAAGCGTTGATCATGCGCTGGCAGCTGAAGGGACCGAACGGCACGGCGGTGTCGGCCGAGACGTTCAACCAGCTGTTCACGATGCACGGCACGACGATGATCTTCCTCGTCGTCATGCCGCTGTCGGCGGCGTTCTTCAACTTCCTGATCCCGCTGCAGATCGGCGCGCGCGACGTCGCGTTTCCGCGGCTCAACGCGTTCAGCTACTGGGTGTACCTGTTCGGCTCGTTGTTCATGAATTCGTCGTGGCTGTTCGGCATGGCGCCGAACGGCGGCTGGTTCGGCTACGCGCCGCTCACGACGATGGCGTACTCGCCCGGCCTGAACATCGACTTCTGGATGCTCGGCCTCCAGATCCTCGGCGTGTCGTCGCTCGCCGCGGCGTTCAACTTCATCACGACGATCATCAACATGCGCGCGCCGGGAATGAACCTGATGCGCATGCCGATGTTCACGTGGATGGCGTTCGTCGTGCAGTTCCTGCTCGTGCTGGCGTTCCCCGTCATCACGATCGCGCTCGTCTTCCTGCAGTTCGACCGGTTCTTCGGGACGAACTTCTACACGATGCAGGCGGGCGCCGACCCGCTCCTCTGGCAGCACCTGTTCTGGATCTTCGGGCATCCGGAGGTCTACATCCTGATCCTGCCGGCGTTCGGTCTGGTGTCCGAGATCCTGCCGACGTTCAGCCGCAAGCCGATCTTTGGGTATCCGGTCATGGTGTATTCCGGAATCCTGATCGCGTTCCTCGGCTTCGGCGTGTGGGCGCACCATATGTTCGCGGTCGGCATGGGTCCGATCCCGGATTCCGTGTTCGCGATTACGACCATGCTGATCGCCATTCCGACGGGCGTGAAGATCTTCAACTGGATCTTCACGATGTGGGGCGGCAACCTGCGCTTCACGGTGGCGATGAAGTACGCGATCTCGCTGGTCGGCTTGTTCGTGATCGGCGGGATCTCGGGCGTGATGCACGCGTCGCCGCCGGCCGACCTGCAGCAGACCGACACCTACTTCATCGTCGCGCACTTCCACTACGTGCTCGTCGCCGGTTCGATGATGGGTCTCTCGGGCGGGATCTACTACTACTTCCCGAAGATCACCGGCCGGATGATGAGCGAGAAGATCGGCAACTGGCAGTTCTGGCTGACGTTCATCGGCGTCAACCTGACGTTCATGCCAATGCA
The DNA window shown above is from Gemmatimonadaceae bacterium and carries:
- a CDS encoding methyl-accepting chemotaxis protein, with protein sequence MFAISDSRGATRSARSLRWRFLSLAGTGSVLVLGIVAYAGLLVLQKSIAGDEDARIVNSASLSEQLVQRLLSERVRQVQLIASEPGVIAAAKKGTELSRSKGLEKHSIDELEQMFKGPRSQQVDDNALHYLNGLLPKLDIAEVMLTDEFGYNAVTTSLSSDFVQSDEGWWQAAWGNGMTTAQATVDPVMGRTVVELAGVVRDGNARVGVVKVKFGLSMLDSVLAQGSNVGSTMRVDLVDSAGKVIASSGRAARFKPLAGFSTVTTQDPGSVFNFAADSVRRRGSVFATNAGRWRVVAHMSHADATRAYSEARWGLLIGLAVMLGLIVTSLSLVGKFIERRITGPARELAVAAEAVAAGDLSKQITDMGDDDEIGRLAKAIGAMMLELRRLATALNESAAETGNMTVEITSSSEEMAASAGQIAHTASDLSQQSALMAETIQALAASSEHLVGVASTLDAGAHEGVERNARLRALALENRARLDDSSRSLATLSGDVEASAAAIEQLASASEEVRTFVTLVQKLARQSKLLALNAAMEAARAGEHGHGFAVVAEEVRRLAAMSSDAAERTERVVGEVLRGVAQSRSSSGRTVEMVRTVRDATEQGSRSFGQIEQAVAEADTWTGSIENAVSAAGSLVRDMRGKLDTLAAGTDSFAAAMEEVAASSEEQSASTQEIAAAAGTLSGAAERLTLLVSNLRLEQAPQDNDGSNGPPAGGMSQMPVMRPTPRGVSAIRVNKPLEA
- a CDS encoding N(4)-(beta-N-acetylglucosaminyl)-L-asparaginase, with protein sequence MTVSRRDFLGAGAAAAAGLALPNLAEAMPRIVVRDRAALPTEPFAGRPVIISAANGFDKDPSGKQGIKVAYDMMTGGADPLDSIVAGVQIVELNPNDQSVGLGGLPNEEGVVQLDASCMHGPTKRAGAVGCLEDVAEAAAVAKAVLDNTDHIFLVGAGAKKFALELGFKERNLLTEQSRQDWLRWKSRLNPNDAWLDQGTKPPIRPARQDDEHASNAHIEYDRYGIPHTYGTINMNAVTAGGDIASCTTTSGLSWKIPGRVGDSPIIGAGQYCDNEVGAAGSTGRGEANIKVCGAFLAVEFMRQGMSPQQALMKVMERVIAMTEKRLLADNGKPFFQLQYYAVNKKGEYAGACCYEGSKFAVADANGARLEECAYMYKKSEQPTPALSGVMIKP
- a CDS encoding XRE family transcriptional regulator; the encoded protein is MERWSTREAAALIGVERERIRELRRGPLDRFSLERLIRLLVRAGASVELRATPPRERGR
- the aspA gene encoding aspartate ammonia-lyase → MSATVRDRLRQTQFLEGLTDSAIHQLAKVVAPVTYEADAVLFHEGSARDFMSILVSGAVAIEKGMNGKPVRLVTLGAGQALGEGLLLDDLPHGTSARTLQRTEAYQLTIAQVQEMVKEQPALYAALVGRAARSISQRLAATDATLVGHKRTLGFTGSRTRKEHDLLGEREVPEDALYGVQTLRALENFPITGIALREFPALIQALAAVKEAAAGANAELGLLDASIADPIKRAAQEIRAGRHHEHFVVDMIQGGAGTSTNMNANEVIANRALELMGKERGNYASVHPNTHVNLSQSTNDVYPTAVKLALHDAIEELRESMRKLVDAFLAKGSEFSAFVKMGRTQLQDAVPMTLGQEFAAFGHTMQEDVDRLGEAQALIREINMGATAIGTGITTPPRYAETIRRELSRITGLALITAPDLVEATSDTGAFVQMSGVLKRCAVKLSKICNDLRLLSSGPRAGLGEINLPPMQPGSSIMPGKVNPVIPEVVNQVCFDVIGGDVTVTLAAEAGQLQLNVFEPVIAYRLLRSIETMKNACTVLRERCVTGITANPARMRQFVEHSIGIVTALLPAIGYEQASAVAKEALESGRGVYDVVMSRGLLTREQLDRVLDPESMTGGRL
- the coxB gene encoding cytochrome c oxidase subunit II codes for the protein MPFLARLRRPGIRKAGAAALTVGLVALFAACGQNHPDSIFHQRTDVNRDVDFLFRILIWAGSIVFVLVEAILVYTLVKYRKRPGQAEPEHVHGNTALEITWTVVPLLILVIIGIPTITTIFKTQAPARSDALQVEVIGHQWWWEFRYPQYNVVTANEVYLPLGRTVNFSLRSADVIHSFWVPALSGKRDVMPVVAHAVTDHTNYLWYTPDSTAAAAFNGACVEYCGASHANMRFKAFVVNPADFDSWAKHQAEPAAGSQPPAPTIPATPAPGATPPATKAAAGAPSANAATANAAAPQPTAPTQVLQAGFISFPREQIPPEGVPQTPIPAGLTFDDNLLGKGDAANGAKLMVGAGTCLGCHMINGVPSMVGVIGPNLTHIATRTTIAAGLYPNDPQHLARWIKNAEAMKPGSIMPVLGAGQYDPRMKTMSLVKLSDQQIADIVAYLQTLK
- the ctaD gene encoding cytochrome c oxidase subunit I encodes the protein MATAAVSPAYAHAGEASKSGLWSWLTTVDHKRIGALYMYTALAWFGVGGLEALIMRWQLKGPNGTAVSAETFNQLFTMHGTTMIFLVVMPLSAAFFNFLIPLQIGARDVAFPRLNAFSYWVYLFGSLFMNSSWLFGMAPNGGWFGYAPLTTMAYSPGLNIDFWMLGLQILGVSSLAAAFNFITTIINMRAPGMNLMRMPMFTWMAFVVQFLLVLAFPVITIALVFLQFDRFFGTNFYTMQAGADPLLWQHLFWIFGHPEVYILILPAFGLVSEILPTFSRKPIFGYPVMVYSGILIAFLGFGVWAHHMFAVGMGPIPDSVFAITTMLIAIPTGVKIFNWIFTMWGGNLRFTVAMKYAISLVGLFVIGGISGVMHASPPADLQQTDTYFIVAHFHYVLVAGSMMGLSGGIYYYFPKITGRMMSEKIGNWQFWLTFIGVNLTFMPMHWSGLYGMPRRIYRYDAGQGWEIFNLLATIGAFIQLAAALIGVYNILKSRKSGELAGNDPWGGGTLEWSIPSPPPEYNFATIPTVTSRYPLWDVKAPGLVAEVPHSRHGDERSDIEVAGRRVGSMHDHMSAGTPEGGVNPNAKQASTKVSLKTAEELGIPIPYPTIKPLFVALFMTLMFGSLVLIHENMTREAIIGVIVCASTMTAFLYSWLTAPLEPHHA